The Terriglobus sp. TAA 43 sequence CGGCTACGTCTTCGTCGAAATGGACCTCGACAACGACCTCTGGCACCTGGTGAAGAACACTCCGCGAGTCACTGGATTCCTCCAGACCGGCGACACCCCCACCCCGCTCAGCGAAGCTGAAGTCAACAGCATGTTGAACCGTGCTGACGTAGTGAAGGACAAGCCCAAGCTGAAGGTCAAGTTTGAGAAGGGCGAGCAGGTCCGCATCACCGAAGGCCCGTTCGCAAACTTCAACGGTGCTGTGGACGACGTAAACGAAGACAAACAGACCCTGAAGGTCATGGTCAGCATCTTCGGACGTCCCACTCCGACCGAAGTCGAATTTTCGCAGGTGGAGAAGACCATCGAGTAGCGGAAACTACCCGTTGCTTCTCCTGCACAAATGAACCCTGTCGCGTACCGGTGGCTTCTACCCTGCTCGCGACCCAGCCGTAAGCGATAGCGCTTGCGATTGAATCGAAAAGGACAAGAACAATGGCACCGAAGAAAATTACTGGATACGTCAAGCTCCAGGTGATGGCTGGCAAGGCCACACCGGCTCCCCCGATCGGCCCCGCGCTCGGTCAGGCGCAGGTCAACATCATGGAGTTCTGCAAGCAGTTCAACGACCGCACCAAGGATCCGTCGATGGCGGGCCTCACCATCCCGGTCGTCATCAGCGTATACGCAGACCGTACCTTCTCCTTCATCACCAAGACGCCCCCGGCTCCGGTGCTCCTGAAGAAGGCTGCCAAGATCGAAAAGGGTTCGGGCACGCCGAACAAGGCTAAGGTTGGCACCGTAACCGAAGCTCAGGTTCGCGAGATCGCCACCCAGAAGATGCCCGATCTGAACGCAGCAACCGTTGAAGCTGCAATCAAGATGATCAAGGGCACCGCCCGTTCCATGGGCCTCGACGTAGTCGCCTAAGCATCGTTTCGAAATAGGTCGAAGGGCGCGGAGACATTCTCCGCGCCCTTCGTCTTTGCGCATTTTTCGCGGATGACTCGTACTCTTTCCAGCTGTTGATACTGACAGGTGACGCCACAGCATGCACCCAATACCTTCCTCTAATAACAGGGGTATAGCGTGCACAAAAGCATCCTGAGTCTTCCACTTGCTGCTCTTGTATCGATGGGCCTTCTCTGCGGAATCGCAACAGGACAGCAGACTCAGACAGAAGAAGCGCATTCCACGGAAAACCTGCAGAAGGCTACCCAAAACCCAGTAGCCAGCATGATCAGTGTTCCCTTCCAGAACAACAGCAACTTCGGCATCGGCCCATACGACCGTATTCAGAATGTGTTGAATGTCCAGCCAGTCGTTCCGGTGAAAGTATCACCGGAACTGAACCTTATCGTCCGCTGGATCGCCCCTATCGTCTATCAGCCTGCGCCAGGAACAGCGAACCTCCAGGTGTATGGCATCAACGAGGACACACCCGCGTATTTCGCGGCTGTGGACGTACAGCAACACGCAGCCATTGGCGGCTTCGGCGACATGGCTCCGACCTTCTTCTTTACTCCCGCCAAAACCCACAAGGTCATCTTCGGCACAGGCCCCATGTTCGTCCTGCCCACCGCCACCAGCAAGGTGCTCGGGCAAGGCAAATTCAGCATAGGACCTTCCGTTCTGGCTCTGGTTCAGCCCGGGCATTGGACGGTTGGCACCCTGATCAGCAACGTCTGGTCCGTTGCAGGCGACTCCAGCCGCAACGATGTGAACCAGATGAATCTCCAGTACTTCGTCAACTACAACCTGAAGAAAGGTTGGTTTCTCTCCTCAGCCCCCATCATTATGGCCAACTGGAAGGCCGCCAGCGGCAATGTATGGACCGTTCCCTTCGGTGGAGGAGCAGGTCGTGTAATGCGTCTCGGATTCCAGCCCGTCAACATCAGCGCGCAGTTCTACGGGAACGCAGCATATCCAACCAGCGGCTCGCCGTGGAGCATGCGCTTATCCGTCGCGCTACTCTTCCCGAAGATGCCGAAAGCTCCAGCTAAATAATCCAGCGGCAAAACCGACAAGCTACTGCAACAGCGAAACCGCCACCGCAGTCATCGTCACCACACCCGTTTCAATCGCTGGCTTGTAGTCCGGCGCATACAGCGGCGAGTGAATATCCGGCAGCGCTACGCCCTTCTTCTTCGCCTCTGCCACCTTTGCCGGGTCACCCGCACCCAGCCGGAAGAACGTCATCGGAATCTTGTATCCGTCGGTCAGAAAGCCCACATCTTCGCTGCCCATCACCGCCTGCTGCGGCAACACCTTATCAGGGCCCAGCGTAGCAATCGCCACCTTACGCACGCGCTCCGTCAACGCCGCATCATTCACCGTCGGCGCAGTCGATTCAGGATGCGTAATCGTCGGCATCTTGTCTGCAGGCAACCCATATGCAACAGCCACGGCATTCGCTGCATTCGTAATACCCGTCAACAGCTTCTGCAACGTCGCTTCGTCATAGCTGCGCACAGTCAGGCCCAGCGTCGCCTCTGCCGGAATGATGTTGTTCTTCGTTCCCGCATGGAACGTGCCCACCGTGATCACACCGGGCGACTGCGGAGAAATCTGCCGACTCACCACGCCCTGCAACAGCGTCACAAACTCCGCGCCCATAAAGATGGGGTCCTTCGAGTTCTGCGGCTGCGATCCATGCGCGCCCACACCGTGAAACACCACCGTGATCGAATCCGAACTCGCCATCATCGGCCCCGAACTAATACCCACGGTGCCTGCAGCAATGTTGCCGAAGTCATGCATGCCCAGCACATAATCCGGTCGCGGAAAGCGAGTGTACAAGCCATCAGCCATCATCGCCTTCGCGCCCTGGATCACCTCTTCCGCAGGCTGCCCCAGCATCAACACCGTGCCATGCCATGCATCCTTGTGCTTCGCCAGCTCCGTTGCAATGCCAATGAAGGCTGACATGTGAATGTCATGCCCGCACGCCTGCATCACACCCACTTCCTCACCCTGCGCATTCTTCGCGCGCACCTTGCTGGCATACGCCACGCCAGTCTCTTCCGTCACCGGCAACGCATCCATATCCGTGCGGATCAGCACCGTCGGCCCGTTGCCATTCTTCAGCACACCAACAACGCCAAACGCGGGTTTCCCGTCCTCATACTTTCCAATGTGATCGGTAACCTGGTAGCCCAGCCCGCGAAGCTGCGACGCCACAAACGCAGACGTCTTCTCCTCCTGTCGCGACAGCTCAGGAGCCTGATGCAGCATCAGGTACGTCTTCTCCAGCGCAGGCATCTGCGCAGCCGCATCGCTCTGCAGCGTAGCTGTAGGAATCTGTGCAACGCAGGAGGTCGCCAGCAGCGCGGCGGAAAGGGCAAACGCAAATGTCTTCATGGCGCGAGTATAAAGCGCGCCACGAAGACATTTTCCGAAAAGAAGAAACTACGTAGCAGAAGGCAGCGAACGCTGCGACGCCGGCAACAGTGCCAGCCGAAGCTCCTCAGCCAGCGCGCCCAGTGGATTGCTCACAGTCTTCTTGATGATGGTCAGCAGCGATTCACCGCGCTTCTGCATGAGATAAGCGGCGGTCACACCCGCGGCCAGTGTCGCCAGAAATACAAAACGCTTCATGTTCATAACTATCCATCTCCCATGCTTCTCTTGTGTGGACGCGGGCAGCACCATGCCGGGTTGGTTCCCCGCGCAAAGCGTTAGCCCCATAATCGCATCCTACATTCCATGGAAGCCACGCAGCCGGTCTCTCGCAGACCCTCCCTCCTGCCCTGGACACCGCTCATCGTCGCTGCATTCGCCAGTTACGGCCCCGTCGGCTGGAACTACGGCTTCGCACTGTACTTCCTCAACTACAACCACGGCTTCGTCAAACGCGGATTGGTGGGCGAACTCTTCTCGCACTTCACCTATCTCACACGCGGCCAGCTTCTGCTCGCGGAATACCTCTTTCTCGCCGCAGCCTACCTGCTCTGCTACGTCGTCTTCCGCCCCACACTCTTTCGCAATCGCGAAACCTCCTTGATCGCCGTGCTGCTGTTAAGCGCACCTGCAGCACTGCCACACATCGGCTATCTCTTCGCGCAACCCGACGTCACGCTGTTCCTTCTCTTGCTGCTTTGCATGTGGCTGCTGTTCACCATGCCGCCGCTTACAGCCGCATGCGCAACCATCCCGCTCTGCATCATCGCTCTCTGCGCCCATGAAGCGTTCTCGCTTATGTTCTATCCGCTCGTGGTCGCCATCCTGATCGAGCAATGCAGAACACGCCGACTACCGTGGATCGCCCTCATCGCTCACGTGGCTATCATTGGCGCAGCCCTTCTCGCCATCCTGCACTTCGGCACATTGAAAGTCTCACCGGACACCATCCTTCAAGAGTCCACGGCAAGAACCGACGTTGGCGTTCAACGTCAGGTCTACGACGTAATGGCCTCCAGCTTCGCAGAACAGCGCGCTCTCGTTGTCCGCCTCTATACACCCGGCATATGGAGATCGTTTGCGCTTACGTTCTGCATCGCGGCGCCATACTTCTTTCTTCTTGGCAAACTTCTTCGCCGCTCCATGCGCGCAGCAGCCATGCCTTCATGGCAACAAGCCATCACATGCCTGCTCTTTCTTTCGCCACTCATGCTCTGCTACCTGGGACATGACTTCACGCGATGGATCGGCGCAGCCTGCATGAGCACCAGCCTCTTCATCCTCGCCCTCGCACAAACCAACACCGCGGTCCGCGAATCACTCACGCAATGGACAAACAATGAAAACATCGCTGCATGGCTGGCGTACCTGATCGCTGCGGGCCCCATGGGCGCCACGGGCATTCGCTCTGCGGAGTTGCTGCTCGCAGCATGGTCAGGCCGTTAAGGCGTCGCGCTTCGTATACACCGCCGCCCATGCAATCAGTACAAACTGCAACGGAATACGCCCGTACAACAGCCATGCAGGAATCCCGGCGAAACGCTCTGGATGCATTGCCATATAGATATGCACGTCGAAGTAAACCACCAACATGGCAATAATGCCCCACGCCGCAAACCGTCGGCTCTGCGGCATCAGCAAACCAACACCACCCAACACCTCTGCCACACCACTGATCTGCACCAGCGCGACCGGATGGCTGTAGTGCGGCGGCATGATCGCCACATACATCGCCGTATGCCAGAAATGATTCACCCCGGCAGCCACGTAGAAGATCGCCTGTACGACAAGTCCCGCAAGATATAGCCAACGGCGCATAGATTTCCCTTTCAGCCGCAAACGAAAAAGCCTCGCCGAAGCGAGGCACTTTTCGCGCAGAGAGTCCCGTTTACTTACGGGAATCCCGGGCAGCCTTTACATAGTCGTGGCTCGTCTGCACGTGAGCGGCCTGTGTGCTCAGCAACTGGTGAACCGGCAGCGGCAGGTCATGCTTCAGCGCATCGGCATACGCCTTCTTCGCCGCATCCTCGCCCTGTTCCGCAGTCTCCAGCAGGGTGTGATCGCCACCACCCAGCTTCGCCTTCAGATCGCCCCACGTGCGATGAATGGCTCCGGACACGCTGCCCGTCTCCTTGAATGCATCAGACACGCCGGACTTGATCAGCACATCTTCCAGCTCGCCCTTGAACGAGGCGCGCTTCAGACTCTCAGCCAGGAAGTAGCGCTTCAGAGTCTCGTCGTGCAGCTTCTCGCCAATTTCCTTGAAGCCTTCCTGCCCATCGATAAGTCGTTCGATGACGTCCTTCAGGACCGATTCCGTTTCCTTCAGCAGCTCTGCCATTGCGTTCGTTTCCTTGCGGGCTGGTTGCCCTGTGTCGTTTTAGATTGATCCCCGCATGTTGCGAGAGAAACAAAATCCTTGCCATGGCCGTGGGCGATGTCCCCCGGTTGCATTGCGATTCTCCTTGGCCGGAGGCGAGGGGAGGAAATCGCGAAAACCCCCGCCACCGCCCTGCCATGGTCTTTGTGTCAAGGACCCGCGGCTCATGCTGCGGGTTCAGTGTGTAGACCGGAAACTTCCCGGCTTGTTCTGAACCTTAGGAGCCATCTGCTGCCGCGCGGGTTGCCCACGCGGGTTCCTCCCCCAGATTGCGCCCCCTTTCCGCTCCCCGCCAGTAGAGAATCGGGCATGATACCCTCCGTGTCCGCACTTCCGCGTACAGGGAAAGGTTCGCAGGAGATTTGCTGCCTATGAAGCCGCTCCGCCTGGAGATGACCCCCACCCGCAGCCGTCGGCTGAACGAAGTCCTCGGCCTGCTGCTGCTGGCAACTGCTGTACTGCTGATACTTTCGCTGGTCAGCTACACCCCCGACGACCCCTCCCTCAACACCGTCGGCGGATTCAGCGGAGCCACCGCCCTCCGTCCCGTCCACAACTGGGTCGGACGCATCGGTGCGCTCCTGAGCGACCTCCTCCTGCAGATCCTCGGTATCGCCGCCTTCGTCTTCCCCCTCATGCTCGGTCGTCTGGGCATCTGCTGGATACGTTCGCAGGCGCAGGGCTCCCCCGCCGCCAAGACCATCGGCCTCGTCCTCTGGATCCTCGCCGCACCCACTGCCTTCGCACTCCTGCCCATGCACCTGCTGTGGCGCGGCGCTCTACCCATCGAAGGCGCACTCGGCCGCGTCCTCTCCGGCTTCATCGTCGGCCTGCTCAACTACCCCGGCGCTTGCGTCGTCGTGGGCCTGCTCGTTCTTCTCAGCCTCTATCTCTCCACCACCTTCACCTTCAACACCGCGCAGGACTGGGCAGGCCAGCGCCTCGGCATCTTCGGCCGCCTCCGCGAGCGCTATCTCGCATGGCGCGGCGACCGTGGCGACCTGAAAGCCGCACGCGCCGCCAACAAGCTGGAAACCCGCCGCGAACGCGAAATCGCCCGGCAGGACGCCATCGACGCCAAGGCCGCAGCCGCAGCCCAACGCGCCGCCAGCGGCGGCTCGCTCATCACCAGCCTCTTCGCCAAGTGGAGCCTCTGGCGCAAGGGCATCCGTCCCGACGCCGAAGTCATCGACGACATGCCCGCCTCCCGCACCATGTGGTCCAAGATGCCGCGCACCAACGTCGACGCAGCACCCGACCCCGAATTCGCGCCACTGCCTCACCACCTGCAGCAGGAAGCCGACGAAGCACTCCAGGCCGAAGTCACCGGCATCGACGCTCCGCTCAACGGCAGCCTGCTCGAAGCCGCACCCGCACAGGAAAACTTCGCCAACTGGCATCAATCCGCACCCAGCGCGCAGGACGACCAGCCCTTCGACTGGATGAACAGCCGCGGAGAACAGCAGCGCCCGCGCACCGCCGAAGTCGTTCCCTTCCCTGCTCCGGCAGCCGTTCGCATGGAACCCCCTGCACCGCCCGCTCCGCCGGAAGACAAGATCTCCTTCGGCAAGCGCGCCGACGAGTCCATCAAGACCGTCACGCTCACCGCCAAATCCGTCCACGGCTACAAGCTGCCGCCGTCGTCGCTGCTGCACCACGACAACAAGCACGCCGCCGTCCGCGAAGAAGCCCTGCGCGAAGAAGCCCGCGTCCTCGTTGAAAAGTGCGGCGAATTCGGCGTCGACGGCCAGGTCACCCAGATCAACCCCGGCCCCGTCGTCACCACCTTCGAGTTCCGTCCCGACGCCGGCGTCAAATACTCCCGCGTCACCGGCCTCGCCGACGACCTCTGCCTCGCCATGGCCGCCGAGTCCGTTCTCATCGAACGCATGCCCGGCAAATCCACAGTCGGCATCCAGGTCCCCAACAGCGACCGCGAAACCATCTGGCTCCGCGACGTCGTCGAATCCGAAGGCTTCGCCAACTCCCGCTCCAAGGTCGAAATGGCCATGGGCAAGGACATCAACGGTCGCATCGTCACCGCCAACCTCGCGGCCATGCCCCACGTCCTCATCGCAGGCTCAACCGGCTCCGGTAAATCGGTCGCCATCAACGCCATGATCATGAGCGTCCTCTTCAAGGCCACACCCGAAGAAGTCCGCATGATCCTCGTCGATCCCAAGCGCGTCGAACTCGGCATGTACGAGGGCATCCCGCACCTCTTCACGCCCATCATCACCGAGCCCAAACTCGCCGCCAACGCACTCCGCAACGCCGTCCGCGAAATGGAGCGCCGCCTAAAACTCCTCGCATCGCGCCATGTCCGCAACCTCGACCAGTACAACAAACTCTTCGACAGCGGCCAGCTCTTCAACGAAGACGGCGAAGAGCAGCAGCCCCTGCCCTACATCATGATCATCATCGACGAGCTCGCCGACCTCATGATGCTCGACAAGGCCAACGTCGAAGAGTCCATCACCCGCCTCGCGCAGATGGCCCGCGCCGTCGGCATCCATCTCGTACTCGCCACACAGCGCCCCAGCGTCGACGTCATCACCGGCCTCATCAAGGCCAACGTCCCCACACGTATGTCCTTCCGCTTGGCGACGAAAGTCGACAGCCGCACCATCATCGACAGCAACGGCGCGGAATCGCTCCTCGGCCGCGGCGACATGCTCTTCCTGCCGCCCGGCACATCACGCCTCCAGCGCGTCCACGCACCCTTCGTTACCGAGAAGGAAATCTCCGACGTGGTCGAGTTCTGGAAGCAGCAGGGCGAAGCCGAATACGCAGAAGGCTTCCTCGAAGGCCCCAAAGACGACAAGGGCAACAGCCTCTTCGACGGCGAAGGCAACAACGACCAGGACGAACTCTTCGACGACGCAGTCCGCCTCGTCTTCGAATTCGGCAAAGCAAGCACATCGCTACTGCAACGCCGCCTACGCATAGGCTACGGCCGAGCCGCCGCCCTAATCGACATGATGGAACGCGACGGCCTGGTAGGCCCAGCAGACGGCAGCAAACCCCGCGAAATCCTAAAATCCCCAGACTTCTACCGCGAAGTAGACGAAGCCCTCCGCTAACTCAACAAGCATCTGCAAAACAAACAGCCCTGCGCCAAGCGCAGGGCTGTTTTGTTTGCTCATGGAAGAAAGCGATGAGAACAGGTTCCTCGAATTCCCTTCCGCAATTAAAACTCTCCATCTCGCAACGGGATGTACTATGGGGCGATCCGAACAACTCAGGGGAATCGAATGCTGTTTCAAGACGAACTTCATGACAGCTTTGGAACATGGCCGTTGGCTTATATCCCGTACGGCGGCGCAGATTACGGAGAAGTCAAAGCGGTAGCTGATGCCATCGGCAGCGGCGACGACGCAGCCTACTACACAGCCTGGCTACAGGCAGCAGACCGTCTCGCACAGCAGGCAGCAGACACACTGGCGCATGGACATAAACAGAGCGCGCGCGATCTTTTCCTGCGTGCCAGCTCCTTCTACGCAGCTTCGTATCACCCACTCTACGGCGAGCCGGTTGATCCTCGCCTCATCCACGCTTTCCGCAAACAAATCGAAAGTATGAACAGTGGTCTAGCTCTGTTCGAACCAGCCATTCTGCCCCTCCGCATTCCTTTCGAATCGATCTCGATGCCCGCGTATCTGGTGCCAGCGGAAGGCCGCGCAAACGAAGTGCGACCGCTCATCATCCTCAATGGCGGATATGACTCGACAGTGACAGACACCTACTTCGCGTCTGCCGTAGCGGCGTCGCGTCGCGGCTATCACTGCTTGTTGTTCGACGGCCCAGGCCAGGGCGAAATGCTCTATGAACACGCCGTGCGTCTGCGTCCCGATTGGGAAACTGTAATCTCAGCAGTCGTCGATTTTGCAATACAGCAACCCATCGTCGATCCCACTCGCATCGCTCTAAGCGGAGCAAGTCTGGGCGGCTATCTTGCCCCTCGCGGAGCCTCCGGCGAACCCCGCATCGCGGCCCTCATTGCAGACCCCGGCACCTGGAGCATCGCTGGCGGTTTCAAAGAAGCTGCGATTCATAAGCTCGGCGTCTCCCCCGAGGCCGCCGCAAACCTCGGCACTCTTGACGACGCCACGATGCAACGCTTGGATTCCATGATCCAAAACAACCGGGATCTTCGATGGAAGGTTGTGCAACGCGGTTTCTGGGTTCATGGAGTAAGCAATCTACGTGACTATTTCCGCGAAGCAGAACGTTACACAATGGACGGCCGAGCTGAGAACATTCAATGTCCAACGCTTCTCACCGCCGCCGAAGACGATCGACTAAGTTTCTCCGCGCCATACTTCCTCGATGCCTTGCGCTGCCCGAAGACACTCATCAAGTTCTCGTCAGCAGAAGGAGCCGGAACCCATTGCGAAATGCAGAACCGTTCTCTGTTCAACCGCAAAGCTCTTGACTGGCTCGACGAGCAGTTCTAACGCATACAGTCGCGCCGCCGCCCTAATCGACATGATGGAACGCGACAGCCTGGTAGGCCCCGCAGACGGCAGCAAGCCCCGCGAAATCCTAAAGTCCCCAGACTTCTACCGCGAAGTAGACGAAGCACTTCGCTAACTCAATAACTTCTGTAAAAACAAACTGCCCCTGCGCCACCAAGCGCAGGGCAGTTCTTTATGCAGGTAAAACACTTACAAGCCGACTTCCACCTTACGAACCGGAGCGGCGTACAGTCGTCCTCGCAACCAGAAGGCCACCTTCACTAACCCAATCAGCGCGGGCACTTCGATGAGCGGCCCAACAACCCCCACAAAAGCCTCGCCCGAGTTCAAACCAAAGACAGCCACAGCAACAGCAATCGCCAACTCAAAGTTGTTGCCTGCCGCAGTGAACGACAACGTGGCAGATTGTGCGTAATCCGCTCCAAGCTGCTTGCCCATAAAGAAGCTCACCACAAACATGATGAGGAAGTAAATCACCAGCGGAATCGTAATCCTCACCACATCCAGCGGAAGCCGCACAATCAAGTCGCCCTTAAGCGAGAACATCACAAGGATGGTGAAAAGGAGCGCCACAAGCGTAAGCGGACTGATGCGCGGCACAAAGCGAGTCCGATACCACTCCTCACCTCTAGCTCGAATCAGCACGAAGCGTGTCAGAAACCCCGCAACAAACGGCACGCCAAGATACAGGCCAACACTCTTCGCAATATCGACAATGCCAATCGAAACAACGCTTCCAGTCAGCCCGAACCACTTCGGCAAAACCGTCAGGAACATCCACGCATACACGCTATAAAACAGCACCTGAAAGACGCTATTAATGGCCACAAGCCCAGCGACATAATCTGTGTCGCCCTCTGCCAGTTCATTCCAAACAAGCACCATCGCAATGCAACGCGCAATACCAATCAGAATCAAGCCACGCATGTAGGCCGGTTCGCCACGCAGGAAAACAATGGCAAGCAGGAACATCAGCACCGGCCCAATCAGCCAGTTCTGCACCAGCGAAAGACCAAGCACGCGTTTGTTACGAAACACCTCGCCAAGTTTTTCGTAGCGCACCTTTGCCAACGGCGGAAACATCATCACGATGAGGCCAATGGCAATAGGAATGTTTGTCGTTCCGCTCTGGAATCCATTCACGAAAGTCGCAGACGACGGCATGAAGTGACCGATTGCAACGCCAATCGCCATCGCAAGAAAAATCCATAGCGTTAGAAAACGGTCCAGAAACGAAAGCCGCTTGCGCGCTGCAGGAGCGCAGATCTGGCCATTGGTAAAGGAAGCGGTGGCCATTAGCAGGTCTCACAGCACGGTTCAGAAATTGACGCAGGGATTGGCGCTCCATCCAGTGCGTACTTCGCCGGAGAGCAACAGGCCTTACTCAGCCGCGCTTTGTCCATCTGCATCGACTTCTCTTCTTTCAATGAAGCAAGTGTCTGCTTAAGAATCTGTGTCGCACCAACATGCGCAGGCATCACGATGCGATAGTGCATCCACTTACCTTCGCGTCGCGCTGAAACAATTCCGGCCTTGCGAAGATAAGCAAGATGCCGCGAAATCTTCGGCTGTGGCGCATCAAGAATTTCAACGAAGTAGCAGACGCAGACTTCCTGCTCCCCCATCAGGTTGAGCAATCGCAGGCGCGTCCTGTCCCCCAACGCCTGAAAGAACTGCTCCATGTCGAATTCCGTTTTTCGTGCCATGTTATATATATACGCATTGACGAATATGTATGCAATACATATATTCGCTTTAGCAAATATATGAGGAACATGTCAGAGATTCTGGATTCGGTAAAAGCAAAGTACGGCGCGGTGGCAGAGAGTTCCCTCTCCAGCAACCATGCGGGCGTGAAGGCCGTCGCGGAAGCCTTCGGTTACAGCGCCGAAGAGCTAACTTCCATTCCCGCAGAAGCCAACATGGGTCTCTCCTGCGGCAACCCAACAGCCACTGCAAACCTGCGAACCGGCGAAGTGGTTGTGGACCTGGGCTCTGGCGGTGGACTTGACGTGTTCCTCGCCTCCCAACAGATCGGACCAACAGGCAAGGCCATCGGCATCGACATGACAGCCGCAATGATTGAACGTGCAAAGTCGAATGCGGAGAAGGGTGATTACACCAATGTCGAATTCCACTTGGCTAACATCGACAACATTCCGCTGCCTGACGCTTCGGTCGATTGCGTCATCTCCAACTGCGTTCTAAACCTTGCGCCAGATAAGCCCGCAGTCTTCCGCGAAATCGCACGCATCCTTAAGCCCGGAGGCCGCTTGGCAGTGAGCGATATCGCGCTCAAGAAAGAATTGCCAGAGGCTATCGCGACAAGCCTTGCTGCGTATGTCGGCTGTATAGCTGGAGCAATCCGCATTGAAACCTATCGCGAAGAACTATTGAAAGCCGGGTTCGAGTATGTCGAAATCGTCGACAACGGCTCCGATCTGAACGCATACAAGAAAGTTGAAAATCAAGCCGGGTGCTGCTCCCCCGCCATGAATGAGTCCAACCCGTTCGCCGTGGTTCAGGAAGCATGCTGTACACCTGAACCAACGGCCACCAG is a genomic window containing:
- a CDS encoding metalloregulator ArsR/SmtB family transcription factor, giving the protein MARKTEFDMEQFFQALGDRTRLRLLNLMGEQEVCVCYFVEILDAPQPKISRHLAYLRKAGIVSARREGKWMHYRIVMPAHVGATQILKQTLASLKEEKSMQMDKARLSKACCSPAKYALDGAPIPASISEPCCETC
- the arsM gene encoding arsenite methyltransferase is translated as MSEILDSVKAKYGAVAESSLSSNHAGVKAVAEAFGYSAEELTSIPAEANMGLSCGNPTATANLRTGEVVVDLGSGGGLDVFLASQQIGPTGKAIGIDMTAAMIERAKSNAEKGDYTNVEFHLANIDNIPLPDASVDCVISNCVLNLAPDKPAVFREIARILKPGGRLAVSDIALKKELPEAIATSLAAYVGCIAGAIRIETYREELLKAGFEYVEIVDNGSDLNAYKKVENQAGCCSPAMNESNPFAVVQEACCTPEPTATSLHNDLSALLDTYDVNQAAASVKVYAIKPRP